A genomic segment from Methanobrevibacter millerae encodes:
- the mptA gene encoding GTP cyclohydrolase MptA encodes MAVCLPDTQDGAPHIPIKLTRVGVTGVKKLLQLERANKRPIILLPTFDAFVDLPNNQKGVHMSRNPEAISEVLDDVSKDKSVGVESLCAKIVERMMEKHEYAERVEISMTSDYMFMRESPATKRETQEMCNLKAKAVGLRDEEGNVEIRKSIGAELVGMTVCPCAQESVRESDKIRLLEFLDEETTQKVLDTVTFASHNQRGIGTLLIEVPEGWEVKGEDIIEIIEKSMSAPVFELLKRPDENANVLNAHRNPAFVEDCVRNMMEMIAEKYSDLPDETLITARQENEESIHRHNAYAEKVTTMGELKAELNM; translated from the coding sequence TTGGCAGTTTGTTTACCAGACACCCAAGACGGTGCACCGCATATTCCTATTAAACTGACTAGAGTAGGAGTAACCGGTGTTAAAAAACTATTGCAACTCGAACGAGCAAATAAAAGACCAATAATTCTATTGCCGACCTTTGATGCATTTGTTGATTTGCCAAACAATCAGAAAGGAGTGCATATGTCAAGAAACCCCGAAGCTATCAGCGAAGTTTTGGATGACGTTTCTAAAGACAAAAGTGTTGGAGTGGAATCATTATGTGCAAAGATTGTTGAAAGGATGATGGAAAAGCACGAATACGCTGAACGTGTTGAAATTTCCATGACAAGCGACTACATGTTCATGAGAGAGTCACCTGCAACCAAAAGGGAAACACAGGAAATGTGCAATCTCAAAGCAAAGGCAGTCGGCTTAAGAGATGAAGAAGGAAACGTGGAAATCAGGAAAAGCATCGGTGCGGAACTGGTTGGAATGACCGTTTGCCCATGCGCCCAGGAATCCGTAAGGGAATCCGACAAAATCAGATTGCTGGAATTCCTGGATGAAGAAACCACACAGAAAGTGCTTGATACAGTGACTTTCGCATCCCACAACCAGAGAGGTATCGGAACATTATTGATTGAAGTTCCTGAAGGATGGGAAGTCAAAGGGGAGGATATCATCGAAATCATCGAAAAGTCAATGTCTGCACCAGTATTTGAACTTCTCAAAAGACCTGACGAGAACGCAAATGTCCTGAACGCCCACAGAAACCCTGCATTCGTTGAGGACTGTGTGAGAAACATGATGGAAATGATTGCTGAGAAATACTCAGACCTGCCTGACGAGACATTAATTACTGCAAGACAGGAAAACGAAGAAAGTATCCACAGACACAACGCATATGCGGAAAAAGTAACGACTATGGGCGAACTGAAAGCCGAATTAAACATGTAA
- a CDS encoding DUF2120 family protein, with the protein MLKRYEIAGSVMGFFDSFKGSRPAIDNDKILIVRSRTRKAIPVDELESKVLEIGEELGGVEIPATSTKIEEIMKLGDKHIKESELTTVTVDGKGFSRVKEELESMGLVVVYKVFELPSFDVIIAVWEDKNGIPPLYVEVTVSERVE; encoded by the coding sequence ATGCTAAAGAGATACGAAATTGCAGGAAGCGTTATGGGATTTTTCGATTCATTTAAAGGATCCCGTCCGGCAATCGACAACGACAAGATATTAATCGTTAGAAGCCGTACAAGAAAAGCAATACCGGTTGACGAGCTTGAAAGCAAGGTTTTAGAAATCGGTGAGGAACTTGGCGGCGTTGAAATTCCTGCAACATCCACCAAAATCGAAGAAATAATGAAACTGGGTGACAAGCATATAAAGGAAAGCGAATTGACAACCGTAACCGTTGACGGCAAAGGCTTTTCAAGGGTAAAGGAAGAGCTTGAATCAATGGGGCTTGTGGTTGTCTATAAGGTTTTTGAACTTCCAAGCTTTGACGTTATCATCGCAGTTTGGGAAGACAAAAACGGAATTCCGCCGCTATATGTTGAAGTTACCGTTTCCGAAAGAGTCGAGTAA